The following are encoded in a window of Methanococcoides sp. LMO-2 genomic DNA:
- a CDS encoding ABC transporter ATP-binding protein, which produces MDSILSLSNVSKSYGNFPVLKGIDLDIKKGEFLAILGPNGAGKTTLVKIMSTLSSPSEGSVEINGHDVADDTTSVRSMIGVISHETHLYNDLTAEENLRFFGKMYGIGAGELEGRIDELLEQVELTGRADDRVSTFSRGMKQRLSIARSLIHEPQLLFLDEPYTGLDQHASLTFEKVLQELDPQDNTRVMVTHDITNTFKMCSRVLILDGGKVVFDSLMSDISSAEELKEIYLSKVSNHISV; this is translated from the coding sequence ATGGATAGCATACTGTCACTAAGCAATGTTTCTAAAAGCTACGGGAACTTTCCCGTCCTCAAAGGCATTGATCTGGACATAAAAAAAGGGGAATTCCTTGCCATACTCGGTCCCAATGGGGCAGGCAAGACGACCCTTGTCAAGATCATGTCCACTCTGTCCTCTCCTTCGGAAGGGTCAGTTGAGATCAACGGACATGACGTTGCAGATGACACGACTTCAGTAAGAAGCATGATTGGGGTAATCTCTCATGAAACACATCTCTACAACGACCTTACAGCAGAGGAGAACTTGCGTTTCTTCGGGAAGATGTATGGAATTGGTGCAGGTGAGCTGGAAGGTCGTATCGATGAACTTCTGGAGCAGGTAGAACTTACCGGCAGGGCTGATGACAGGGTTTCCACCTTTTCCAGAGGAATGAAACAGCGTCTTTCAATTGCAAGGTCACTGATACATGAACCGCAGCTCCTGTTCCTGGATGAGCCATATACAGGGCTTGACCAGCATGCAAGCCTGACCTTTGAGAAGGTGCTTCAGGAGCTTGATCCTCAGGACAATACAAGGGTGATGGTAACCCATGATATTACGAACACGTTCAAGATGTGCAGTCGTGTCTTGATACTGGATGGTGGAAAGGTCGTCTTCGACAGTCTCATGTCTGACATAAGTTCAGCAGAAGAGCTAAAAGAGATCTACTTATCTAAGGTCAGCAATCACATTTCAGTATGA
- a CDS encoding NADH:flavin oxidoreductase: protein MLFEPISIADLTLKNRFVRSATNEWLAEEDGTPTDAIGDMYEELARNDVGLIITGYSYVNVQGKSNDKQQGIYDDRFIEPYRKITSRVHKYDSKIVAQIVHGGRQSMVQEGIPLLAPSAVEDTASGKIPVEMTEEDILNTIEDFVEAARRAKEAGFDGVQIHCAHGFLLSSFISPYTNHRTDKWGGSVENRARIITEITRLIRERVGEDFPIMVKMNATDGFDITSGKFGLDAPECVEIASVLEKAGICAIEVSGGIFEAGDVMSQPNIDSEEKEAYFKRYSKMIRDTVNIPVILVGGIRSKKVMESLLNVYADMLSFSRPFISEPDLVVKLRDGISDRARCVSCNRCFDHNGIRCSYDFGDSA from the coding sequence ATGCTCTTTGAACCAATTTCCATAGCAGATCTGACCTTGAAGAACCGCTTTGTACGTTCAGCAACCAACGAGTGGCTTGCAGAGGAAGATGGCACCCCTACTGATGCCATTGGTGACATGTATGAGGAACTTGCACGCAATGATGTGGGTTTGATCATCACCGGCTATTCTTATGTGAACGTGCAGGGAAAGAGCAATGATAAGCAGCAGGGCATCTACGATGACAGGTTCATCGAACCATACAGGAAGATCACATCAAGGGTTCATAAGTATGATAGCAAGATCGTGGCGCAGATCGTGCACGGTGGCCGACAGTCCATGGTACAGGAAGGCATTCCTCTTCTTGCACCTTCAGCTGTGGAGGACACTGCATCAGGGAAAATACCTGTGGAAATGACGGAGGAAGACATCCTCAACACAATCGAGGATTTTGTTGAGGCTGCAAGGCGTGCAAAGGAGGCAGGGTTTGATGGTGTGCAGATACATTGTGCTCATGGTTTCCTTCTAAGCAGTTTCATATCCCCATATACGAACCATAGGACAGACAAATGGGGTGGTTCTGTTGAGAATCGTGCAAGGATCATCACAGAGATCACAAGGCTCATCCGCGAGAGAGTTGGCGAGGATTTCCCTATCATGGTGAAAATGAACGCTACGGATGGGTTTGACATTACTTCAGGTAAATTCGGACTTGATGCTCCTGAATGTGTGGAGATCGCAAGTGTTCTTGAGAAGGCCGGGATATGTGCTATCGAGGTCAGTGGCGGTATATTTGAAGCAGGGGATGTGATGTCCCAGCCTAACATCGATTCCGAGGAAAAGGAAGCATACTTCAAACGTTACTCGAAGATGATTAGGGATACCGTAAACATCCCGGTCATACTGGTGGGGGGTATCAGGTCGAAGAAGGTCATGGAATCTTTGTTGAACGTATATGCGGACATGCTCTCATTCAGCAGGCCTTTCATAAGTGAGCCTGACCTTGTGGTAAAGCTCAGGGATGGCATATCTGACAGGGCGAGGTGTGTTTCCTGTAACAGATGTTTTGATCACAATGGAATCCGCTGTAGTTATGATTTCGGCGATTCCGCTTAA
- a CDS encoding class I SAM-dependent methyltransferase, translated as MPKTMPFERYTSRYEKWFEDNAPVYNSELKALRANMPSFSRGVEIGVGSGRFASPLDIHLGLDPSPSMLDISRERGIGVVRGVAEKLPFTDSSFDLVLMTTTICFLDDIVSAFREVNRILTPGGSFVIGFIDRNSPVGRSYRGKSSSNVFYELATFYSVE; from the coding sequence ATGCCAAAGACAATGCCATTCGAAAGGTACACTTCCAGATATGAAAAGTGGTTCGAGGATAACGCTCCTGTCTACAACTCAGAGCTGAAGGCATTGAGAGCCAACATGCCATCCTTTTCAAGAGGTGTGGAGATCGGTGTTGGGAGTGGAAGGTTTGCATCACCGCTGGATATTCATCTGGGTCTGGACCCCTCGCCTAGCATGCTGGATATATCCCGGGAAAGAGGAATTGGTGTTGTTCGTGGTGTAGCTGAAAAGCTTCCTTTTACAGATTCCAGCTTTGACCTTGTACTGATGACCACAACCATCTGTTTCCTGGATGATATTGTATCCGCATTCAGGGAAGTGAATAGGATCCTGACGCCGGGTGGATCCTTTGTTATTGGGTTTATAGACAGAAACAGTCCTGTTGGCAGGTCATATCGGGGAAAAAGTTCCAGCAATGTTTTTTATGAACTTGCAACCTTCTATTCTGTGGAATAG
- the dph5 gene encoding diphthine synthase: MLDFVGLGLYDEKDISLKGLEKIRNADKVYVEFYTSILMGTDLEKMEELYQKKITVLSREDVEQHAEDWIADAKDMNVVFLTGGDTMVSTTHVDLRLRALAMGIETTLVHGASIASAICGLSGLQNYRFGKAATVPHPYVTSRGTRVISETPYDTIKMNRDNGLHTAVFLDIDKDKGYMTVNEALSILLEVEGKRGEGIMNDRIAVGVARAGSPSPVVKADYAEELKDFDFGVPLHILIIPADLHFVEAEALVKLAGGPEKILEDVE; this comes from the coding sequence ATGCTTGATTTTGTAGGACTCGGACTTTACGATGAAAAGGACATATCGTTAAAAGGACTTGAAAAGATCCGCAATGCGGACAAGGTCTATGTGGAATTCTACACTTCCATATTAATGGGAACTGACCTTGAAAAGATGGAAGAGCTCTACCAGAAGAAGATCACGGTCCTTTCAAGGGAGGATGTAGAACAGCATGCTGAGGACTGGATCGCTGATGCAAAGGACATGAATGTTGTGTTCCTGACAGGCGGTGACACCATGGTATCCACAACTCATGTTGACCTCCGTCTTCGAGCACTTGCCATGGGAATCGAGACAACCCTTGTTCATGGTGCATCCATAGCATCCGCAATATGTGGCCTGTCCGGCCTGCAGAACTACCGCTTCGGAAAAGCAGCAACCGTTCCTCATCCTTATGTGACCAGCCGTGGTACAAGGGTGATATCCGAAACACCTTATGATACTATTAAAATGAACAGGGATAACGGGCTCCACACGGCTGTGTTCCTTGATATTGACAAGGATAAGGGCTACATGACTGTAAATGAAGCTCTTTCTATCCTGCTTGAGGTTGAGGGAAAGCGCGGTGAAGGTATAATGAATGACCGTATTGCAGTGGGTGTGGCCCGTGCCGGATCGCCATCACCTGTGGTAAAAGCTGATTATGCCGAAGAACTGAAAGACTTCGATTTTGGTGTACCGCTGCATATACTTATAATTCCTGCGGACCTTCATTTTGTGGAGGCGGAAGCTCTCGTGAAACTTGCAGGTGGGCCTGAAAAAATACTTGAAGATGTGGAATGA
- a CDS encoding S4 domain-containing protein, protein MRLDAYLVEMGNFKSRGRSKQAIKGGHVKIDGSVVTKPSKDVSIDDNIEVDEGLDMPKGYFKLKRIQEETGLISEGDSIIDLGSSAGGFITFASEIADKINGLEFSRDFRSELGQIAHENENVSIIFDDVFSVPLAELSEEPVDVILSDMTLEPMDSLAALERVLPLLKAGGKLLQVIKTSKRIDREPVLARFEELGVEILHVLESHKQEIYVIGRKTVVNETME, encoded by the coding sequence ATGAGGCTGGATGCATATCTTGTTGAAATGGGTAATTTCAAGTCCCGTGGGCGTTCCAAACAGGCTATTAAGGGCGGTCATGTGAAGATAGACGGTAGTGTTGTAACAAAACCTTCAAAGGATGTTTCCATAGATGATAATATCGAGGTTGATGAAGGTCTCGATATGCCAAAAGGTTATTTCAAGTTAAAGAGGATCCAGGAAGAAACAGGGCTCATCAGTGAAGGCGATAGCATCATTGACCTTGGTTCAAGTGCAGGCGGTTTCATCACGTTCGCATCAGAGATTGCCGATAAGATCAATGGTCTGGAATTCAGCCGTGATTTCAGGTCAGAGCTCGGTCAGATTGCTCATGAGAACGAGAATGTTTCCATCATTTTCGATGATGTATTTAGTGTTCCTCTTGCGGAACTTTCAGAGGAGCCTGTGGATGTGATCCTAAGTGACATGACACTGGAGCCAATGGATTCACTGGCAGCTCTTGAGCGGGTCCTTCCTCTGCTAAAGGCAGGCGGAAAGCTCCTTCAGGTCATAAAGACATCAAAGAGAATTGACAGGGAACCGGTTCTTGCCAGATTTGAAGAGCTTGGGGTCGAGATCTTGCACGTTCTGGAATCTCATAAGCAGGAGATCTATGTGATCGGCCGGAAGACCGTTGTCAACGAAACCATGGAATAA
- a CDS encoding heme exporter protein CcmB encodes MIRILDIAAKDLKEEFRTKQMLNSMVIFSLLVIVIFSISFGSILGSSENVAMVAPGVLWIAFIFAGSIGLSRSFVAELENGCLEGLKLCPVSRSVIYTGKAVANIVLMLIVELITIPLFVILFNYSIGGLLLLALVIALGTIGFVCVGTLLSALTVNTRTREILLPVLLLPLVLPVLIPAVMATGSALSGASFWDISQELRLLVVYDVVFFLVAQLVFEYVIQD; translated from the coding sequence ATGATACGAATCCTTGATATCGCAGCAAAGGACCTTAAAGAGGAATTCCGCACAAAGCAGATGCTCAATTCCATGGTGATCTTCTCGCTGCTCGTTATCGTCATCTTCAGTATATCCTTCGGATCTATCCTTGGCTCTTCGGAGAACGTGGCAATGGTCGCTCCGGGAGTTCTCTGGATAGCATTCATATTTGCAGGCTCTATCGGCCTCTCCCGCTCCTTTGTAGCAGAACTGGAGAACGGTTGCCTTGAAGGGCTGAAGCTCTGTCCTGTGAGCCGATCCGTGATCTACACAGGAAAGGCCGTTGCGAACATAGTCCTGATGTTGATAGTGGAACTCATCACGATACCGCTGTTCGTCATCCTGTTCAATTACAGCATTGGTGGCCTGCTATTGCTTGCTCTTGTGATCGCTCTTGGGACAATTGGTTTTGTCTGTGTGGGCACACTTCTCTCAGCATTGACCGTGAACACCCGCACCCGCGAGATACTGCTTCCGGTGCTGCTTCTGCCGTTGGTCCTTCCAGTGCTGATACCTGCTGTGATGGCAACGGGAAGTGCACTTTCAGGTGCATCCTTTTGGGATATTTCACAGGAGTTGAGATTGCTTGTCGTTTATGATGTTGTGTTCTTCCTTGTGGCACAGCTGGTCTTCGAATATGTTATACAGGATTGA
- a CDS encoding TIGR00269 family protein: protein MPIKCMKCNRDAIIFQKYSGMHLCKKHFIEDVERKIKLTIRKQYNVEKGDIIAVALSGGKDSVVLLHVLHKIFSKRRDVELVAITIDEGIEGYREDTLRKARELTSELGVRHIVRSFKDEYGKTLDELTAQERELGACSYCGVLRKSLMNKIANEIGATKLATGHNLDDEAQTVMMNHLGGDVERMIRLSPPRALEGLVLRAKPLRKVPEKEVALYAIVNELPFDMSECPYAHEALRGEVRDMINEFEVKHPGTKYSILRGFDKVVGILGKEFPQAELTDCRICGEPCTADLCQACKLLGRS from the coding sequence ATGCCCATAAAATGTATGAAATGTAATAGGGATGCCATTATTTTCCAGAAGTACTCAGGCATGCACCTTTGCAAAAAACATTTCATTGAAGATGTGGAACGCAAGATCAAGCTGACCATCAGGAAACAATACAATGTCGAGAAGGGAGACATCATTGCTGTCGCACTTAGCGGAGGCAAGGACAGTGTTGTCCTGTTACACGTACTCCACAAGATATTCAGCAAAAGGCGGGATGTGGAGCTTGTTGCGATCACCATTGACGAGGGCATTGAAGGCTACAGGGAAGATACACTTAGAAAAGCAAGGGAACTCACTTCCGAGCTTGGTGTCAGGCACATTGTACGCTCTTTTAAGGACGAATACGGCAAGACGCTGGACGAGCTGACCGCACAGGAGAGAGAGCTTGGAGCATGCAGTTACTGCGGTGTGCTGAGGAAATCCCTGATGAACAAGATCGCAAATGAGATAGGGGCTACGAAACTTGCCACCGGGCACAACCTGGACGATGAGGCACAGACCGTCATGATGAACCATCTGGGAGGCGATGTGGAGAGGATGATACGCCTGTCACCGCCAAGGGCACTGGAAGGTCTTGTGCTTCGTGCAAAGCCTTTACGCAAGGTTCCTGAGAAAGAGGTCGCACTTTACGCTATAGTGAATGAGCTTCCTTTCGACATGAGCGAATGCCCGTATGCCCATGAGGCCCTCAGGGGAGAGGTCAGGGACATGATCAATGAGTTCGAGGTAAAGCACCCGGGAACGAAATATTCCATCCTCAGAGGCTTTGACAAGGTCGTAGGAATACTCGGGAAAGAATTCCCACAGGCAGAGCTCACGGATTGCAGAATATGCGGAGAGCCATGCACGGCTGACCTTTGTCAGGCATGCAAGTTGCTTGGGCGAAGCTGA
- the thsA gene encoding thermosome subunit alpha encodes MAGQPAMITDPRKEHTKGKQALYANIAAAKAIANIVKTTLGPKGMDKMLVNAVGDIVLTNDGAMILRGMDIENPTAKMIVEIARTQEDIAGDGTTSAAVLAGSLLEKAEELIDSGIHPTIIIKGFLQAADKASELLDNYAIDVTKENKEVLLKIAKTAIAGKGAEAYGDLIAGLCVDAALEVEVDGKINVNDSILITQDPGQSITETELLEGLVINKARLHSAMPEVVENAKIALISADIMVQKTKNKSTFQISSADQLTDFLKKEEEDFHKLLDKIIDTGANVVVGTKNIDQNAADYFQKKGIFAIRRINDDNVKSISRATGAHIVKNINDISEKDLGYAGLIEQIGAFDLGKTYFRDCQGSKTVTILLRGSTEHVTDNLERTIDDALQVIKNGIEDEKIVPGGGASEIEVAQGLRAFAATIGGREQLAISAFAEAIESIPKEIAVNAGMDGIDTILSLRAKHGEIKNAGLDVYTGEISDALEKGIVDPLRVKKQAIKSASEVANMVLRVDDMLKSQRREMMDVNPEHNIHNYDALGL; translated from the coding sequence ATGGCAGGTCAGCCAGCAATGATAACAGATCCAAGGAAAGAACATACAAAGGGCAAGCAGGCCCTCTACGCGAATATCGCTGCAGCAAAGGCAATTGCAAATATCGTAAAAACAACACTTGGTCCAAAAGGAATGGACAAGATGCTTGTGAACGCGGTGGGAGATATCGTGCTCACCAACGATGGTGCAATGATCCTAAGGGGAATGGATATCGAGAACCCTACTGCAAAGATGATCGTGGAGATCGCAAGGACACAGGAAGATATTGCCGGTGATGGTACCACCAGTGCAGCTGTTCTTGCAGGTTCACTTCTTGAGAAGGCAGAAGAACTTATCGATTCCGGAATTCACCCAACTATTATAATCAAAGGTTTCCTCCAGGCAGCAGACAAAGCTTCAGAACTGCTTGACAACTACGCAATAGATGTCACAAAAGAGAACAAGGAAGTTCTGCTTAAGATCGCAAAGACCGCAATTGCAGGCAAAGGCGCTGAAGCTTACGGGGACCTGATTGCCGGACTATGCGTCGATGCAGCCCTTGAGGTCGAAGTTGACGGTAAGATAAATGTGAACGACAGCATCCTGATCACACAGGACCCTGGCCAGAGCATCACTGAAACTGAGCTTCTTGAAGGTCTCGTGATCAACAAGGCACGTCTTCATTCCGCAATGCCTGAAGTTGTGGAAAACGCTAAGATAGCCCTTATATCTGCAGATATAATGGTACAGAAAACAAAGAACAAGTCAACATTCCAGATCAGTTCTGCAGACCAGCTGACCGATTTCCTGAAGAAGGAAGAGGAAGATTTCCACAAGCTCCTCGACAAGATAATCGATACCGGCGCCAATGTCGTAGTGGGAACAAAGAACATTGACCAGAATGCAGCTGACTACTTCCAGAAGAAAGGCATCTTTGCAATCAGGCGTATCAATGATGACAATGTGAAGAGCATTTCAAGAGCTACAGGTGCACACATCGTCAAGAACATCAATGACATCTCTGAAAAGGACCTTGGATATGCAGGTCTCATTGAGCAGATCGGAGCATTCGACCTTGGTAAGACCTACTTCAGGGACTGTCAGGGATCAAAGACCGTAACCATTCTGCTCAGAGGTTCTACCGAGCACGTGACCGATAACCTCGAGCGTACAATTGACGACGCATTACAGGTCATCAAGAACGGTATCGAGGATGAAAAGATCGTACCTGGAGGCGGTGCATCAGAGATCGAGGTCGCACAGGGACTTCGTGCCTTTGCAGCTACCATCGGCGGTCGTGAACAGCTTGCTATCTCAGCATTTGCAGAAGCAATTGAATCAATACCAAAGGAAATTGCAGTAAACGCAGGAATGGACGGTATTGACACGATCCTTTCACTCCGTGCAAAGCACGGTGAGATCAAGAACGCAGGTCTCGATGTTTACACAGGTGAGATCAGTGACGCACTTGAGAAGGGCATCGTCGATCCACTCAGGGTAAAGAAACAGGCCATCAAATCAGCATCAGAAGTTGCTAACATGGTACTCCGTGTTGACGACATGCTCAAATCACAGAGAAGAGAGATGATGGACGTCAATCCTGAGCACAACATCCACAACTACGATGCACTCGGATTGTAA
- a CDS encoding DUF2119 domain-containing protein: MLLKIYGKGRPFRLFVGGLHGREWRDTSSILLNLERPFSGTLAVMPVVNRGKYISTLDSGYYHGIGEAIVDVVEKYKPDIYVELHSYSKGNFCKLVSKERVNNVGVPGFSSLEKGVLMGSVSPHIRREYFPVEALCLTFEIEKDNNQSGEFASGMLDVVKDCDSRDEFIEYMMVNYPKVAKKAIEDYKKFYGL, encoded by the coding sequence ATGCTTTTGAAGATCTATGGAAAGGGGCGGCCTTTCAGACTCTTTGTCGGAGGCCTGCATGGTCGGGAATGGCGCGATACTTCATCTATCCTGTTGAACCTTGAGCGCCCCTTTTCAGGTACTCTGGCAGTGATGCCTGTGGTCAACAGGGGCAAGTACATCTCAACGCTTGATAGTGGTTATTACCATGGTATAGGGGAAGCTATCGTTGATGTTGTTGAGAAGTATAAACCTGATATCTATGTGGAGCTCCATTCCTATTCAAAGGGCAATTTCTGTAAACTGGTCTCAAAGGAAAGGGTTAACAATGTGGGAGTTCCGGGTTTCAGCAGCCTCGAAAAAGGTGTGCTTATGGGATCGGTTTCCCCTCACATTCGAAGGGAATATTTTCCTGTCGAGGCACTTTGCCTGACATTTGAGATCGAGAAAGACAACAACCAGTCCGGTGAATTTGCATCAGGGATGCTTGATGTTGTGAAGGACTGTGATTCAAGGGATGAGTTCATCGAATATATGATGGTAAATTATCCCAAAGTAGCAAAAAAAGCAATTGAAGATTACAAAAAGTTCTATGGGTTGTAA
- a CDS encoding sodium-translocating pyrophosphatase, which yields MESLIYLAPLAGIVSLVFAAFFASRVLKEGTGSKEMQEISLAIQEGAMAYLNRQYKTVAVVAIILAALMFFLLGDDSGKIAIGFIVGAAASALAGYVGMNVSVRANVRTAHAASKSLQEAMSVAFRGGAVTGLAVVGLALLGTSGFYILFGDVDLVVGFGFGASLISLFARVGGGIFTKAADVGADLVGKVEAGIPEDDPRNAGVIADNVGDNVGDCAGMGADLFETYVVTVLASMLLGSLILETYPNAILYPLILGSVAIFASIISIFFVKVGNDGKIMKALYKGVAVSAILSLIAFYFVTDSLMGDIRLYYASIVGIIIMVLMVIFTEYYTSTSFRPVKTIAGASETGAGTNVISGLAIGFESTALPLIIIVAGILASYFVVGGATDPAMGVYGIAIAAAAMLSTTGMIVALDSYGPITDNAGGIAEMAHMPEDVRKITDALDAVGNTTKAVTKGYAIGSAALGALALFADYRHKVNLEAGSLSLDNPVVLVGLLIGGLLPFLFTAVTMRAVGTAAFAIVNEVRRQFREIPGIMEGTAKPEYGKCVDIVTAAAIREMAIPGILAIFVPLLVGFVLGPEALGGLLIGIIVAGLLLAMTMNNGGGAWDNAKKLIEDGAHGGKGSDAHKAAVVGDTVGDPFKDTSGPALNALIKVVNMIAILFSSLFIGQGLF from the coding sequence ATGGAGAGTTTAATTTACCTTGCCCCTCTGGCAGGTATCGTAAGCTTGGTGTTTGCTGCATTCTTTGCCTCCCGTGTCCTGAAGGAAGGAACCGGTTCAAAGGAGATGCAGGAGATCTCACTTGCGATCCAGGAGGGTGCTATGGCTTATCTGAACCGTCAGTATAAGACCGTAGCTGTAGTAGCAATTATTCTTGCTGCACTTATGTTCTTCCTTCTGGGAGATGACAGTGGCAAGATCGCAATCGGATTCATCGTTGGTGCAGCTGCATCCGCACTTGCCGGATATGTTGGAATGAACGTATCCGTCAGAGCTAATGTCAGAACAGCACACGCAGCTTCAAAAAGCTTGCAGGAAGCAATGTCTGTCGCATTCCGCGGTGGAGCTGTAACAGGACTTGCAGTAGTAGGTCTTGCATTGCTTGGTACCAGTGGTTTCTACATCCTTTTCGGCGATGTTGATCTTGTAGTCGGATTCGGTTTCGGTGCAAGTCTTATCAGCCTTTTCGCAAGGGTCGGTGGAGGTATCTTCACAAAGGCCGCTGACGTAGGTGCTGACCTTGTTGGTAAGGTCGAGGCTGGTATTCCTGAGGATGATCCTAGGAACGCCGGTGTCATTGCTGACAACGTGGGTGACAATGTTGGTGACTGTGCTGGAATGGGTGCAGATCTGTTCGAGACATATGTCGTTACTGTCCTCGCATCAATGCTTCTTGGATCACTTATCCTTGAAACATATCCAAACGCTATCCTTTACCCATTGATCCTTGGTTCAGTGGCTATCTTTGCTTCCATCATTTCCATCTTCTTCGTGAAAGTAGGCAACGATGGAAAGATCATGAAAGCGCTCTATAAGGGTGTTGCAGTATCAGCAATTCTTAGTCTGATCGCATTCTATTTCGTGACCGATTCCCTTATGGGCGACATAAGATTATACTACGCATCTATTGTGGGTATTATCATAATGGTATTGATGGTAATCTTTACAGAATACTACACTTCCACAAGCTTCCGTCCGGTCAAGACAATTGCCGGGGCATCCGAAACCGGTGCTGGTACAAATGTCATCTCCGGTCTTGCAATTGGATTCGAAAGTACTGCACTTCCACTTATCATCATCGTTGCTGGTATCCTTGCATCCTACTTCGTAGTAGGCGGTGCAACTGATCCTGCAATGGGTGTTTACGGTATTGCTATTGCAGCAGCAGCAATGTTGTCAACAACCGGTATGATCGTGGCTCTTGACTCATATGGTCCTATCACCGACAATGCTGGTGGTATCGCTGAAATGGCACATATGCCTGAAGACGTACGTAAGATCACTGATGCACTTGATGCAGTAGGAAACACCACAAAGGCAGTAACAAAGGGTTACGCAATTGGTTCCGCAGCACTCGGTGCACTGGCACTTTTCGCAGATTACAGACACAAGGTAAACCTCGAGGCAGGTTCACTCAGTCTTGACAACCCTGTGGTTCTTGTTGGTCTGCTCATCGGTGGACTGCTTCCATTCCTGTTCACTGCTGTCACAATGAGAGCAGTAGGAACTGCAGCATTCGCTATTGTTAACGAAGTTCGCCGCCAGTTCAGGGAGATCCCTGGTATCATGGAAGGCACCGCAAAGCCAGAATATGGTAAGTGTGTAGACATCGTTACCGCAGCAGCTATCCGTGAAATGGCAATTCCAGGTATCCTTGCTATCTTCGTTCCACTTTTAGTTGGATTCGTGCTTGGTCCGGAAGCCCTTGGTGGATTGCTTATCGGTATCATCGTTGCAGGTCTTCTCCTTGCTATGACCATGAACAATGGTGGAGGAGCATGGGATAACGCAAAGAAGCTTATCGAAGATGGAGCACACGGCGGAAAGGGTTCCGATGCTCACAAGGCAGCAGTTGTCGGTGACACCGTTGGTGACCCATTCAAGGACACATCAGGTCCTGCTCTTAACGCACTGATCAAGGTAGTTAACATGATAGCGATCCTGTTCTCTTCCCTGTTCATCGGACAAGGCCTGTTCTAA
- a CDS encoding cytochrome c biogenesis protein encodes MSDRSFTGKVLPLVAAATMLLAIGMIFFYLPEMKGESGEVLDSSFRIFYFHMPIAITSYLAFTAVFVSSILYLKSSEYKWDIVSRSAAEVGVIFAFLVLVTGSIWAKATWGWYWIWEPRLTTSLALFLVYVAYLLLRQAVDVQDKRARLASVFGILGFVSVPLSFLSIRLWRSAHPLMFGEASYGSGGGLEGTSLQLTLIVNIIAFILVFAAITSYKIGNEKLEEEANTLRSTLR; translated from the coding sequence ATGTCGGATAGGAGCTTTACAGGTAAGGTCTTGCCACTGGTGGCTGCTGCAACAATGCTGCTGGCAATCGGCATGATATTCTTTTACCTTCCGGAGATGAAAGGCGAATCAGGTGAAGTTCTGGACAGCAGTTTCAGGATATTCTATTTCCACATGCCCATTGCAATAACATCCTATCTTGCATTTACAGCGGTCTTCGTATCAAGCATCCTCTATCTTAAAAGCAGTGAATACAAATGGGACATTGTTTCACGCTCGGCCGCCGAGGTGGGTGTGATCTTCGCATTCCTTGTCCTGGTCACAGGCTCTATCTGGGCAAAGGCAACCTGGGGATGGTACTGGATATGGGAACCACGCCTGACCACGTCCCTCGCACTTTTCCTTGTCTACGTAGCTTACCTGTTGTTACGTCAGGCAGTTGATGTCCAGGATAAACGTGCACGTCTTGCATCGGTTTTCGGCATTCTGGGTTTTGTCTCGGTACCACTGAGCTTCCTGTCCATCCGCCTGTGGCGCTCAGCACACCCGCTGATGTTCGGTGAAGCTTCCTATGGCTCCGGTGGTGGGCTGGAAGGCACATCTTTGCAGTTAACGCTGATCGTGAACATTATCGCATTCATACTTGTCTTCGCAGCTATCACTTCATACAAGATCGGCAATGAAAAGCTCGAGGAAGAGGCAAATACATTGAGATCAACCCTCAGATGA